The Flavobacteriales bacterium genome has a window encoding:
- a CDS encoding FIST C-terminal domain-containing protein: protein MRLSQLTYSKKWICTKAAQHGDNKKLILFFADRLVLENDKTVYNSLRTLYPNDDIISISTSGQLNDTEIYDTESVAIVIEFEKSTYKIYSKEHTKAISSQEIGQQLANQLKSEHLKHALIFSEGTHINGSDLTKGISHLFNHKMSVTGGIAGDGVRFEKTLVGLNDQLSSNLVVAIGLYGNHLNIGFGEKGGFETFGPIKTITKSHRNELYEIDNQNAIELYKKYLGNHAENLAESSLYFPLSVRIDEKKDCFVRTILSIDEAEKKMTFAGDIPEGANLRLMRTNIDNLLVSAGEAAEKAKLPNEQKKDELVLIVSCVGRKVILEHRVEEEIEEVKEAINNPNACITGFYSYGEISSTSNFKGCDLYNQTMTITTIYED from the coding sequence ATGAGACTATCCCAACTGACTTATTCTAAAAAATGGATTTGTACAAAAGCTGCTCAACATGGCGACAACAAAAAACTGATTTTGTTTTTTGCAGATCGATTAGTTTTAGAAAACGACAAAACTGTTTATAATTCATTAAGAACGTTATATCCTAACGACGATATTATTTCGATATCAACATCAGGACAATTAAACGATACAGAGATTTACGATACGGAATCTGTGGCAATCGTTATTGAATTTGAAAAATCAACCTACAAAATATACTCTAAAGAGCACACTAAAGCTATTTCAAGTCAAGAAATAGGTCAACAGCTTGCCAACCAATTAAAATCAGAGCATTTAAAGCATGCCTTAATTTTTTCTGAAGGAACCCACATCAATGGAAGTGATTTAACCAAAGGTATTAGTCATTTATTTAACCATAAAATGTCTGTCACAGGTGGTATTGCAGGAGATGGAGTACGTTTCGAAAAGACATTAGTTGGATTGAATGACCAACTTTCTTCCAATTTAGTTGTAGCTATCGGTTTATATGGTAATCACCTTAATATAGGTTTTGGTGAAAAAGGTGGTTTTGAAACCTTTGGTCCAATAAAAACAATTACCAAATCACACCGCAATGAGCTGTATGAAATTGACAATCAAAATGCTATTGAGTTGTATAAAAAATACCTTGGTAACCATGCCGAAAACTTAGCAGAATCCTCTTTATATTTCCCTTTGTCTGTAAGAATTGATGAAAAAAAAGATTGTTTTGTTCGAACAATTTTATCCATTGATGAAGCAGAAAAAAAAATGACTTTCGCCGGGGATATCCCTGAAGGAGCGAATTTACGGTTAATGCGCACCAATATTGACAACTTATTGGTCTCTGCAGGAGAGGCTGCTGAAAAAGCAAAATTACCCAATGAACAAAAAAAAGATGAACTGGTATTAATTGTGAGTTGTGTTGGAAGAAAAGTAATTCTTGAGCATAGAGTTGAAGAAGAAATTGAAGAAGTAAAAGAGGCTATTAACAATCCTAATGCTTGTATTACTGGCTTTTACTCTTATGGAGAAATTTCCTCTACCTCCAATTTTAAAGGTTGTGATTTATACAACCAAACGATGACTATTACTACTATTTACGAAGACTAG
- a CDS encoding response regulator, which yields MNSNYHKLLNRQIKKYLKDPDLQQNKELQDFINAVNSSYINNDNYLELNKNAFDVASQEYEEINQKLQIEKQFTQQAFKELLTVLRNSRTLYEKEKLEEGDLLTITSLVQQEIKNRKRTEEQLRKAKSEADKSNQSKSDFLSTMSHEIRSPLNVIIGISHLLSEEKHLETQQKYLSALKINANNLKLIIDDILDFSKIESGKIELEESSFSIAQLLGEIKDGNLLLAQERENQIILSHDNNIPDHLLGDKVRLGQVVTNLVSNAAKFTSKGKIFITSTLVDESHSYSKIKISVKDTGIGIPEEKQKAIFEEFRQASSFTSREYGGTGLGLAITKKLLEMMGATIQLESQSGKGADFFFILEIEKDLTNHINNEQLMDKGSSILSEEPAKILVVEDASFNYLVINDLLKKENIETVHAENGLIAVEEIKRNEQEYDLILMDVQMPVMNGLEATQEIRKFNKTLPIFALTASSTTEQKNKVYHAGMNDFLTKPIDPNEFVKKIKKALVNIKNKKISVN from the coding sequence ATGAATTCGAACTATCATAAATTACTAAATAGGCAGATTAAAAAATATCTGAAAGACCCTGATTTGCAGCAAAATAAAGAACTTCAAGACTTTATTAATGCTGTTAATTCATCTTATATCAATAACGACAACTATTTAGAACTCAATAAAAATGCTTTTGATGTAGCCAGTCAAGAGTATGAAGAAATCAACCAAAAATTACAAATTGAAAAACAATTTACACAACAAGCTTTTAAAGAGTTACTAACGGTTTTAAGAAACTCTAGAACACTCTATGAAAAGGAAAAACTAGAAGAAGGCGATTTATTGACCATTACCTCATTGGTTCAACAAGAAATTAAAAACAGAAAACGTACAGAGGAACAATTAAGAAAGGCGAAAAGTGAAGCAGATAAATCCAACCAATCTAAATCGGATTTTTTATCTACAATGTCTCATGAAATTCGTTCACCTCTAAATGTCATCATTGGTATTTCACATCTTTTAAGTGAAGAAAAACACTTAGAAACTCAGCAAAAATACCTTTCTGCGCTAAAAATTAATGCAAACAATCTAAAACTGATTATAGATGATATTTTAGATTTCAGTAAAATTGAATCTGGGAAAATAGAACTCGAAGAAAGTAGTTTTTCAATTGCTCAACTCCTTGGGGAGATCAAAGATGGAAACCTGTTATTAGCACAAGAAAGAGAGAATCAAATTATTCTTTCGCACGACAACAATATTCCAGACCACTTACTAGGTGATAAAGTAAGATTGGGACAAGTGGTAACCAACCTTGTCAGTAATGCTGCTAAATTCACTTCAAAAGGTAAAATATTCATTACCTCCACCCTAGTGGACGAATCTCATTCATATAGTAAAATTAAAATCTCTGTAAAAGATACTGGAATTGGTATACCTGAAGAAAAACAAAAAGCCATTTTTGAAGAATTTAGACAAGCCTCTTCGTTTACTTCTAGAGAATATGGAGGAACTGGACTAGGGTTGGCCATCACAAAGAAACTCTTGGAAATGATGGGTGCTACCATTCAGCTAGAAAGTCAATCTGGTAAAGGAGCGGATTTTTTCTTTATACTTGAAATAGAAAAAGACTTAACTAACCATATCAATAACGAACAGTTAATGGATAAAGGAAGCAGCATTCTTTCTGAAGAACCTGCTAAAATTCTAGTAGTTGAAGATGCTTCTTTCAATTATTTAGTCATTAATGACTTACTCAAAAAAGAGAACATTGAGACTGTACATGCCGAAAATGGACTTATTGCTGTAGAAGAAATCAAAAGAAATGAGCAAGAATATGATCTTATTCTAATGGATGTGCAAATGCCTGTTATGAATGGCTTGGAAGCGACACAAGAAATTAGAAAATTTAACAAAACTCTGCCAATTTTTGCGTTGACAGCCTCTTCTACAACCGAACAAAAAAATAAAGTGTACCATGCTGGCATGAATGATTTCTTAACCAAACCTATAGATCCTAATGAGTTTGTTAAAAAGATAAAAAAGGCATTAGTTAATATCAAAAACAAAAAAATCTCAGTGAATTAA
- a CDS encoding DUF349 domain-containing protein, translating into MTDKISIKEKLSELVKTPYSQDLELEFNSVIASFNALFSEEKEQEVEIDEENKEALELFEQNKALNAEILQLIQDFKNSKTAFKDAVKAEEEKNAVLKKEIIADFKKLVEEEENLGALFGKVKEIRDQWNTIGNVPQKVFQKLQAEYSKINEDFNYNVNIYKALQDNDLKKNYSLKNQVIHQVKELVEHPQIKELEKQVRVLQNKWDEIGPTYKEHWENLKEEYWTNVQKIYDKIKAHYEAQKEVQQENLQKKKALIEELKAEVAKQFEKHQDWELATKVIIGIQEQWKKIGFVPKEENETIWSEFRTLSNSFFDRKSEFYKGRNDVFAKNAALKQGLVDQLDALKDSTEWRATAESIKKIQNEWKKIGHAGRSSEQKLWKAFRSKCDAFFDARAKHFEAMDASNEGNLKLKEELIAKIEAFKPLDDAKATLTQLKDFSKEFLAIGNVPFKEKDRVYKAYKSALDKLYDGLKLDKVEKEKAMFEAKLETLKSSVNPVKAIQVEKDKIRKRITELTKEIANYENNLGFFSASKGSESLFKGVQGKIENGKANIEKLKQQLKLFSKLETKE; encoded by the coding sequence ATGACAGATAAGATTTCGATTAAGGAAAAATTAAGTGAATTAGTCAAGACTCCTTATTCTCAAGATTTAGAATTGGAGTTTAACAGTGTAATAGCATCATTTAATGCGCTATTTAGTGAAGAAAAAGAACAGGAGGTAGAGATTGATGAAGAGAATAAAGAAGCGCTAGAACTATTTGAACAAAATAAGGCTTTGAATGCTGAAATTTTGCAATTAATCCAGGATTTTAAGAACAGTAAAACAGCATTTAAAGATGCAGTTAAGGCTGAAGAAGAAAAAAATGCTGTTTTGAAAAAAGAGATCATAGCTGATTTCAAAAAACTAGTTGAAGAAGAGGAAAATCTAGGTGCTTTATTTGGGAAAGTAAAAGAGATTAGAGACCAATGGAATACTATTGGAAACGTCCCGCAGAAAGTGTTTCAGAAACTTCAAGCTGAGTATAGTAAAATTAATGAGGACTTTAATTACAATGTTAATATCTACAAAGCATTACAGGATAATGATTTAAAGAAAAATTATTCACTTAAAAATCAAGTTATTCATCAGGTTAAAGAATTGGTAGAGCATCCTCAAATTAAAGAGTTGGAAAAGCAAGTTCGTGTTTTGCAAAATAAATGGGATGAAATAGGACCAACATATAAGGAACATTGGGAAAATTTAAAAGAAGAGTATTGGACAAATGTGCAAAAGATTTATGATAAAATCAAAGCACATTATGAAGCTCAAAAAGAAGTACAACAGGAAAATTTACAAAAGAAAAAAGCACTGATAGAAGAATTAAAAGCTGAAGTAGCAAAGCAATTTGAGAAGCATCAAGATTGGGAGCTTGCAACTAAGGTAATTATAGGAATACAAGAACAATGGAAAAAAATTGGTTTTGTACCTAAAGAAGAAAACGAAACCATTTGGAGTGAATTTAGGACATTGAGTAACTCCTTTTTTGACCGTAAGTCGGAATTTTATAAAGGAAGAAATGATGTATTTGCTAAGAATGCAGCGTTAAAGCAAGGCTTAGTAGATCAATTAGATGCATTAAAAGATTCTACAGAATGGCGTGCTACTGCTGAGTCTATTAAAAAGATTCAAAACGAGTGGAAAAAAATTGGACATGCTGGGAGATCTAGTGAACAAAAGTTATGGAAAGCCTTTAGAAGTAAATGTGATGCCTTTTTTGATGCAAGAGCTAAACATTTTGAAGCTATGGATGCTTCAAATGAGGGGAACTTAAAATTGAAAGAAGAGTTGATCGCTAAGATAGAAGCTTTTAAACCCTTAGATGATGCGAAAGCAACTTTAACTCAATTAAAGGATTTCTCTAAAGAATTTTTGGCTATAGGAAACGTTCCATTTAAGGAAAAAGATCGTGTATACAAAGCTTATAAATCTGCCTTAGATAAACTCTATGATGGTTTAAAATTGGATAAAGTAGAGAAAGAAAAAGCCATGTTTGAGGCAAAACTTGAGACATTAAAGTCTAGTGTTAATCCAGTAAAAGCTATTCAAGTTGAAAAAGACAAGATTAGAAAACGTATTACAGAGTTGACTAAAGAAATTGCTAATTATGAGAATAACTTAGGATTCTTCTCAGCTTCAAAAGGAAGTGAGTCGTTGTTTAAAGGTGTGCAAGGAAAAATTGAAAATGGAAAAGCTAATATTGAAAAGCTAAAACAACAACTTAAACTCTTTTCTAAATTAGAAACTAAAGAGTAA
- a CDS encoding FAD-dependent monooxygenase, whose product MEKVTIIGAGIAGLTLGIALQKKGIAFEIYEAFDTVKDLGAGIMLANNAMQVYQKLGLTSEIAAKGREYHALNIVDGKMNILSSMGANTYSEHKIESYAIHRSTLQQVLLKQVPTEKLHLGKKVAAIEKQAAFTIVKFHDGTQIKASVLIGADGIHSEVRQSIGSKNEIRNAHQICWRGIANIELPKEYTHQLHEIWADGKRFGFVQIATDKVYWYALKDSKQRETITIKELLVLFQNFHPVVNKIIAQTDGDKLLTNEMLDLKPLTQWFQGNICLIGDAAHATTPNMGQGACQSIEDAYVLSEELAKTKNIQAAFLNYQNHRIQKANKVTNMSWKIGKVSHYTHPIFVAIRNFLLKQTPEAMIKKQNEFLFKL is encoded by the coding sequence ATGGAAAAAGTAACAATTATAGGAGCTGGAATAGCGGGGCTAACATTAGGTATTGCCCTTCAAAAAAAAGGTATCGCATTTGAAATTTATGAAGCTTTTGATACCGTTAAAGATTTAGGAGCGGGAATCATGTTGGCAAATAATGCAATGCAGGTATATCAAAAGTTGGGGTTAACATCAGAAATTGCAGCAAAAGGGAGGGAATACCATGCCTTAAATATTGTTGATGGAAAAATGAATATACTCTCTTCTATGGGAGCAAATACTTATTCTGAACATAAAATCGAGAGTTATGCGATTCATAGAAGTACTTTACAGCAGGTCTTACTCAAGCAAGTTCCTACTGAAAAATTACATTTAGGAAAAAAAGTAGCAGCTATTGAAAAACAAGCAGCGTTTACTATTGTCAAGTTTCATGATGGAACTCAAATTAAAGCAAGCGTATTAATAGGAGCAGATGGTATTCATTCAGAAGTTCGTCAAAGCATTGGGAGCAAAAATGAGATAAGAAATGCACATCAAATTTGTTGGAGAGGAATTGCAAATATAGAATTGCCTAAGGAATATACTCACCAATTACATGAAATATGGGCGGATGGAAAACGATTTGGATTTGTTCAAATTGCAACAGATAAAGTCTATTGGTACGCATTAAAAGATAGTAAGCAACGAGAGACGATAACGATAAAAGAGTTATTGGTTTTATTTCAAAATTTTCATCCGGTTGTCAACAAGATAATCGCCCAAACCGATGGAGATAAGCTGTTGACGAATGAAATGTTGGATTTGAAGCCGTTAACTCAATGGTTTCAGGGGAATATTTGTTTAATTGGAGATGCCGCTCATGCCACAACCCCAAATATGGGCCAGGGAGCTTGTCAATCAATAGAAGATGCTTATGTATTATCAGAAGAGTTAGCGAAAACAAAAAATATTCAAGCAGCTTTTCTAAATTATCAAAACCATCGTATTCAAAAGGCCAATAAAGTGACAAATATGAGTTGGAAAATTGGTAAAGTCTCGCATTATACTCATCCAATTTTTGTAGCTATTCGAAACTTTTTGTTAAAACAGACACCTGAAGCAATGATCAAAAAACAAAATGAGTTTTTATTTAAATTATAG
- a CDS encoding DUF2867 domain-containing protein — protein MVKKEKIELSEKLLELLDGIDFYDTFSTTNHQDTIEEVGLKIFNTSPKWVEWLFNLRNFLVRFIGLKTDPPKDFNESLEEGGYIHFFKIYQLEPDFMVLGADDKHLNFRAVIAKHPILDYNIKVTTLVTYNNRLGHIYFFLIRPFHALVVRQMVKQAYTK, from the coding sequence ATGGTTAAGAAAGAAAAAATAGAACTTTCAGAAAAGCTATTAGAGCTACTGGATGGTATTGATTTTTATGATACTTTTTCAACAACTAATCATCAGGATACAATAGAAGAGGTTGGATTAAAAATTTTTAATACCTCCCCTAAATGGGTCGAATGGTTATTTAATCTTCGGAATTTTCTAGTACGATTTATAGGGCTAAAAACCGATCCCCCAAAAGATTTTAACGAGTCGTTAGAAGAGGGAGGATATATTCATTTTTTCAAAATCTATCAACTCGAACCAGATTTCATGGTATTAGGAGCTGATGATAAGCATTTAAATTTTAGGGCAGTTATAGCAAAGCATCCAATTTTAGACTACAATATTAAGGTCACAACATTGGTAACTTACAATAATCGGTTAGGACATATTTATTTCTTTTTAATTCGCCCATTTCATGCGTTAGTGGTCAGGCAAATGGTAAAACAAGCATATACAAAGTAA
- a CDS encoding TetR/AcrR family transcriptional regulator has product MNKTKRKILDAALKLFNEQGIANVSQHTIAKHLGISPGNLTYHYPKKAAIEEALYFELVGLMDDAFDLFSSQKTAVQSLIKSSETLFEHMYHYRFFFFDIVHIFRTNNIIKEHYTQLQANRKVQFKEIIQQLSTKGILRQEELPNEYEKLYERIQLTFDFYLAYSGITRNKINKELINEQSTSFIYTLYPYLTDKGKLTAIF; this is encoded by the coding sequence ATGAATAAGACCAAAAGAAAAATATTGGATGCAGCATTAAAACTTTTCAATGAACAAGGTATAGCCAATGTATCACAGCATACAATTGCCAAACATTTAGGAATCAGCCCTGGTAATTTAACTTACCACTACCCTAAAAAAGCGGCTATCGAAGAAGCTTTATATTTTGAATTAGTAGGATTAATGGATGATGCTTTTGATCTTTTTTCTTCTCAAAAAACAGCTGTACAATCCCTAATTAAAAGTTCAGAAACGCTGTTTGAACACATGTATCATTACCGTTTCTTTTTCTTTGATATTGTTCATATTTTTAGGACAAACAACATTATAAAGGAGCATTATACACAATTACAAGCCAACCGTAAAGTACAATTCAAAGAAATAATACAACAACTTTCCACCAAAGGAATTCTTCGTCAAGAAGAATTACCCAATGAATACGAAAAACTTTATGAACGCATTCAATTAACGTTTGATTTTTACCTCGCCTATAGTGGGATCACAAGAAACAAAATCAACAAAGAATTAATAAATGAACAAAGTACATCATTTATTTATACGCTTTATCCCTACCTAACTGATAAAGGAAAACTTACTGCTATTTTTTAG
- a CDS encoding GMC family oxidoreductase, with product MAVEKDYDYIVIGSGFGGSVSALRLAQKGYRVLVIEKGKWYKGKDFAKTNWNLRKWLWLPRLRFFGIMKLSIFRHVAVISGAGVGGGSLVYANTLPVPKTNFYKTGTWSDLNDWESVLKPYYQKALTMLGASQNPKLFDGDKGLEELAQQIGRPQDFERPNVAVYFGEESKTVKDPYFNGEGPDRTGCNFCGGCMTGCRNNAKNTLDKNYLYLAQKLGVKIIAESEVIDVKPILDKNGKDGYIVQTKSSTKWLKKKREYTTKGVVFSGGVLGTIKLALKLKKQSLPLFSKTLGDNIRTNNETLISVSSLNKQQNFSKGVAIGSLLHTDENSHLEIVRYAEGSGFWRLLHLPLVTGKNTFVRLGKIALKLIKAPFSYIRVYWLSSWSKQTSVLLFMQTLDSTLKFDSGIFGGLKTSVSKGQKPTPNIPESVELAKRYSKIVNGKPTSFALETLAGIPSTAHILGGAVMGKTEKEGVINQYNEVFNYHNMYIIDGSMISANPGVNPSLSITAIAEHAMEHIEAKK from the coding sequence ATGGCTGTAGAAAAGGATTACGATTATATTGTTATAGGAAGTGGCTTTGGAGGCTCTGTGAGCGCACTTAGATTAGCGCAAAAAGGATATCGAGTCTTAGTCATTGAAAAAGGGAAGTGGTATAAAGGCAAAGATTTTGCAAAAACCAATTGGAATTTAAGAAAATGGTTGTGGCTACCAAGGCTTCGATTCTTTGGAATTATGAAATTGTCTATTTTTAGGCATGTTGCAGTTATTTCTGGTGCTGGAGTTGGTGGAGGTTCATTAGTGTATGCCAATACATTGCCTGTGCCCAAAACAAACTTCTATAAAACGGGAACTTGGAGTGACTTAAACGATTGGGAGAGCGTTTTAAAACCTTATTATCAAAAAGCTTTAACAATGTTAGGGGCGTCTCAAAACCCTAAGCTTTTTGATGGGGATAAAGGTTTAGAAGAATTGGCACAACAAATTGGTAGACCCCAAGATTTTGAGCGACCAAATGTAGCAGTTTATTTTGGAGAAGAAAGCAAAACAGTAAAAGACCCTTATTTTAATGGTGAGGGGCCGGATAGAACAGGCTGCAATTTTTGTGGAGGCTGCATGACAGGTTGTAGGAATAATGCCAAAAATACATTGGATAAAAATTATTTATACTTAGCTCAAAAATTAGGCGTAAAGATTATTGCAGAGTCTGAAGTTATTGACGTAAAGCCTATCCTAGATAAAAATGGTAAAGATGGTTACATTGTTCAAACTAAGTCTAGTACCAAATGGTTGAAGAAAAAGCGTGAATATACAACCAAAGGGGTTGTTTTTTCAGGAGGTGTTTTAGGAACAATCAAACTTGCTTTAAAGTTAAAGAAGCAGTCTCTTCCTTTGTTTTCAAAGACTTTAGGAGATAATATTCGAACAAATAATGAAACGTTAATTAGTGTTTCGTCATTAAATAAGCAACAAAACTTTTCAAAAGGAGTAGCAATAGGAAGTCTGTTGCATACAGACGAAAATAGTCATTTAGAAATTGTACGATATGCTGAGGGTTCTGGGTTTTGGCGGTTGTTACATTTACCGCTAGTTACTGGTAAGAATACCTTTGTTAGATTGGGTAAAATAGCGCTGAAACTGATTAAAGCTCCTTTTTCTTATATTCGAGTATATTGGTTAAGTAGTTGGTCGAAACAAACTTCTGTATTGCTTTTTATGCAAACCCTGGATAGTACTTTGAAATTTGACAGTGGAATTTTTGGAGGACTAAAAACTTCGGTAAGCAAAGGACAAAAGCCAACTCCAAATATCCCAGAGTCGGTTGAATTGGCTAAACGATATAGTAAAATAGTTAATGGTAAACCAACCTCTTTTGCTTTAGAAACATTAGCAGGAATTCCATCTACAGCTCATATACTTGGAGGTGCTGTAATGGGAAAAACAGAAAAAGAGGGAGTGATTAATCAATACAACGAGGTTTTTAATTATCACAACATGTATATCATAGATGGATCAATGATATCAGCTAACCCAGGAGTTAACCCATCTTTATCGATAACAGCCATAGCAGAACATGCTATGGAGCATATTGAAGCTAAAAAATAG
- a CDS encoding T9SS type A sorting domain-containing protein, giving the protein MKAIYTFLMLSLTGQLVAQYATPGTGVVWNMDSLVLHSTIVQNTGTNSYLVTEDLTISASDSVFIIGKNVMFASDVLVTVTDAGLYVLGNSIANELIAENQGQNYKGFRLEGNSNVFMDNVMLSDCGGIKVLTPEFGIQNSTIESNPADINTSGFIELSSGKPKIINNSFKNNEVSAIASAANATVAPLIKNNVFYGNVSGNTNRPQINLSPSGANDTTVIEGNTITGVSSNEMAGGIAFSALAGGVGNVIIRDNEIGENRYGITILGNNLFALIEQNNIWDNNIQNAPFLGGSGINLSGDSSSLAVITDNAISGNLWGITVQQTFKVNMGDAHIGGSNPGLNTFRANINSGDTYALFNNTPNTIYATNNCWDLTKTPTLQHAEDVISHVVDDATLGEVFFDPIAMCTPVTIKELDSEAIHVYPNPVQNKLFIDVPSSLGNYTIELYTINGQNIPLQQFASGTEFFLDITSLVNGVYLLKIEGNDFVLNKKILKY; this is encoded by the coding sequence ATGAAAGCGATTTACACTTTTTTAATGTTAAGTCTTACTGGGCAATTGGTAGCACAGTATGCTACACCTGGAACAGGAGTAGTTTGGAATATGGATTCTTTAGTGCTGCATAGTACAATCGTTCAAAATACGGGGACTAATTCTTATTTGGTAACTGAAGACTTGACCATCTCTGCAAGTGATTCTGTATTTATTATAGGTAAAAATGTAATGTTCGCTAGTGATGTTTTGGTTACGGTAACAGACGCTGGATTATATGTGCTAGGTAATTCAATCGCAAATGAATTAATAGCTGAGAATCAAGGTCAAAACTATAAAGGCTTTCGATTAGAGGGGAATTCAAATGTATTTATGGACAATGTAATGCTCAGTGATTGTGGAGGGATCAAGGTCTTAACACCAGAGTTTGGTATTCAGAATAGTACCATCGAAAGTAATCCTGCGGATATCAATACTAGTGGGTTTATTGAATTGTCATCAGGGAAACCAAAAATCATTAATAACTCTTTTAAGAATAATGAGGTTTCAGCTATTGCTTCTGCAGCGAATGCAACAGTTGCACCATTAATCAAAAATAATGTGTTTTATGGCAACGTTTCTGGGAATACGAATCGTCCACAAATTAATTTAAGTCCTTCTGGAGCTAATGATACAACAGTTATTGAGGGAAACACCATCACGGGAGTTTCTAGTAACGAAATGGCAGGAGGTATAGCCTTTTCTGCTTTAGCAGGTGGTGTCGGTAATGTTATTATAAGGGATAATGAAATAGGAGAAAACCGATATGGTATTACTATTTTAGGAAATAACTTGTTTGCGTTAATCGAGCAAAATAATATTTGGGATAACAACATTCAAAATGCCCCTTTTTTAGGAGGAAGTGGAATTAATTTAAGTGGAGATTCATCAAGTTTAGCTGTAATCACTGATAATGCTATTAGTGGAAATTTATGGGGAATTACAGTTCAACAAACGTTTAAGGTTAATATGGGGGATGCGCATATAGGAGGAAGTAACCCTGGATTGAATACCTTTAGAGCGAATATAAATTCTGGAGATACTTATGCATTGTTTAATAATACTCCCAATACGATTTATGCTACGAATAATTGTTGGGATTTAACCAAGACTCCAACTTTACAACATGCAGAAGATGTGATCTCTCATGTTGTGGATGATGCAACATTAGGAGAAGTCTTTTTTGATCCTATAGCAATGTGTACACCAGTGACTATTAAAGAGCTTGATTCGGAAGCAATTCATGTTTATCCTAATCCTGTTCAAAATAAACTCTTTATCGATGTTCCTTCGAGTTTGGGTAATTATACAATTGAATTGTATACGATCAATGGACAAAATATTCCTTTACAGCAGTTTGCTAGTGGTACTGAATTTTTTCTAGATATTACAAGTTTAGTAAATGGGGTTTATCTTTTGAAAATAGAAGGAAATGATTTTGTTTTGAATAAAAAGATTCTAAAATACTAA